A genomic segment from Drosophila willistoni isolate 14030-0811.24 chromosome 2L unlocalized genomic scaffold, UCI_dwil_1.1 Seg168, whole genome shotgun sequence encodes:
- the LOC6652422 gene encoding protein ABHD1 isoform X1, with protein MLTLRKCDSRLRSWRHQFHRWSLTKSQPTAQIGPVGSIETTEGGSRFCIQIERQPQLSGELLCSSRLRVQSSKFAVRSLHTSSDSAMFYYMYAYLSNLPRLHVVGLAVVAYVVYYLIQVVKRPIIACSDGPFKQYLIRKVPTLENKYWPTFWCVESRAQTVMASLLRSNSLPHVNYRREILTLKDGGEVALDWMEEGCSPDSPCIIILPGLTGESQAEYIKCLVFAAQQSGMRVVVFNNRGLGGIELKTPRLYCAANCEDLCEVVQHVRRTVPSHCKLGATGISMGGLILGNYLARKSDEARSIFSAAKIISVPWDVHKGSASIEKPVINSLLGRHLASSLCRTLRKHLDIYRDIYRDSDIDIQRILRCRTIKEFDELFTAKQFGYAHVNDYYSDATLHNKLDNISVPLLCLSAADDPFQPLDAIPINAANNCTHVAIVITARGGHIGFLEGWWPSTKDQYMGRLFTEYFTKALFDTDGEFQHTANEMHERFLTKQTLALASTTPLASENEANKVKLM; from the exons ATGTTAACACTAAGGAAATGTGATTCTAGGCTTCGGAGCTGGCGTCATCAGTTCCACCGTTGGAGCCTGACCAAATCGCAGCCAACAGCCCAAATTGGGCCTGTCGGAAGCATCGAAACCACTGAAGGTGGGTCTAGATTCTGTATCCAAATTGAGCGTCAGCCGCAACTATCCGGAGAATTGCT CTGCAGTTCCCGTTTACGGGTTCAAAGTTCAAAATTTGCAGTGCGGAGCCTTCACACAAGTTCTGACTCAGCCATGTTCTATTACATGTATGCATACCTTTCAAATTTGCCGCGGCTTCATGTGGTCGGTCTAGCCGTTGTAGCTTACGTAGTATATTACCTCATCCAAGTTGTCAAG CGTCCCATAATTGCTTGCTCGGATGGACCCTTTAAGCAATATTTGATTCGCAAAGTTCCCACATTGGAAAACAAATATTGGCCTACATTCTGGTGTGTAGAAAGCCGTGCCCAGACTGTTATGGCGAGCCTGCTGCGCTCGAATAGTCTGCCACATGTGAACTACCGTCGCGAGATTTTGACCTTGAAAGATGGCGGTGAGGTTGCCCTAGATTGGATGGAAGAAGGCTGCTCCCCGGATTCACCCTGTATAAT AATTTTGCCCGGCCTGACCGGAGAATCGCAGGCGGAATATATAAAATGTCTCGTCTTCGCCGCCCAGCAATCTGGTATGCGTGTGGTGGTATTCAATAATCGaggtttgggtggaattgAGCTGAAGACTCCACGCCTTTACTGTGCTGCCAATTGTGAGGATTTGTGTGAAGTAGTTCAGCATGTGAGACGCACCGTGCCCTCTCATTGCAAACTGGGAGCCACTGGTATCTCCATGGGTGGCCTGATTCTGGGAAACTACTTGGCACGCAAAAGTGACGAGGCTCGCTCCATTTTCTCAGCGGCCAAAATTATCTCGGTTCCCTGGGATGTGCACAAGGGAAGTGCCAGCATTGAGAAACCAGTTATCAATAGCCTGCTGGGTCGCCATCTGGCTAGCAGTTTGTGCCGCACTCTACGCAAGCATTTGGACATCTATCGCGATATATATCGCGATTCGGACATCGACATCCAACGCATCCTGCGCTGCCGTACCATCAAGGAGTTCGATGAACTGTTTACGGCGAAGCAGTTTGGATATGCTCATGTCAATGATTACTATTCAGACGCCACTTTACACAACAAGCTGGACAATATTTCGGTGCCGTTGCTGTGTCTAAGTGCTGCCGATGATCCCTTTCAGCCCTTGGATGCTATCCCAATAAATGCGGCCAACAATTGTACTCATGTGGCCATTGTAATCACTGCAAGAGGTGGACACATTGGCTTCCTAGAGGGATGGTGGCCATCAACCAAAGATCAATATATGGGACGACTTTTTACAGAATACTTCACAAAAGCTCTATTCGATACGGACGGAGAATTTCAGCATACGGCCAATGAAATGCACGAACGTTTCCTCACCAAGCAGACTCTCGCTTTGGCCTCGACGACTCCGCTAGCATCTGAAAATGAAGCTAATAAGGTCAAACTAATGTAG
- the LOC6652422 gene encoding protein ABHD1 isoform X2: MFYYMYAYLSNLPRLHVVGLAVVAYVVYYLIQVVKRPIIACSDGPFKQYLIRKVPTLENKYWPTFWCVESRAQTVMASLLRSNSLPHVNYRREILTLKDGGEVALDWMEEGCSPDSPCIIILPGLTGESQAEYIKCLVFAAQQSGMRVVVFNNRGLGGIELKTPRLYCAANCEDLCEVVQHVRRTVPSHCKLGATGISMGGLILGNYLARKSDEARSIFSAAKIISVPWDVHKGSASIEKPVINSLLGRHLASSLCRTLRKHLDIYRDIYRDSDIDIQRILRCRTIKEFDELFTAKQFGYAHVNDYYSDATLHNKLDNISVPLLCLSAADDPFQPLDAIPINAANNCTHVAIVITARGGHIGFLEGWWPSTKDQYMGRLFTEYFTKALFDTDGEFQHTANEMHERFLTKQTLALASTTPLASENEANKVKLM, translated from the exons ATGTTCTATTACATGTATGCATACCTTTCAAATTTGCCGCGGCTTCATGTGGTCGGTCTAGCCGTTGTAGCTTACGTAGTATATTACCTCATCCAAGTTGTCAAG CGTCCCATAATTGCTTGCTCGGATGGACCCTTTAAGCAATATTTGATTCGCAAAGTTCCCACATTGGAAAACAAATATTGGCCTACATTCTGGTGTGTAGAAAGCCGTGCCCAGACTGTTATGGCGAGCCTGCTGCGCTCGAATAGTCTGCCACATGTGAACTACCGTCGCGAGATTTTGACCTTGAAAGATGGCGGTGAGGTTGCCCTAGATTGGATGGAAGAAGGCTGCTCCCCGGATTCACCCTGTATAAT AATTTTGCCCGGCCTGACCGGAGAATCGCAGGCGGAATATATAAAATGTCTCGTCTTCGCCGCCCAGCAATCTGGTATGCGTGTGGTGGTATTCAATAATCGaggtttgggtggaattgAGCTGAAGACTCCACGCCTTTACTGTGCTGCCAATTGTGAGGATTTGTGTGAAGTAGTTCAGCATGTGAGACGCACCGTGCCCTCTCATTGCAAACTGGGAGCCACTGGTATCTCCATGGGTGGCCTGATTCTGGGAAACTACTTGGCACGCAAAAGTGACGAGGCTCGCTCCATTTTCTCAGCGGCCAAAATTATCTCGGTTCCCTGGGATGTGCACAAGGGAAGTGCCAGCATTGAGAAACCAGTTATCAATAGCCTGCTGGGTCGCCATCTGGCTAGCAGTTTGTGCCGCACTCTACGCAAGCATTTGGACATCTATCGCGATATATATCGCGATTCGGACATCGACATCCAACGCATCCTGCGCTGCCGTACCATCAAGGAGTTCGATGAACTGTTTACGGCGAAGCAGTTTGGATATGCTCATGTCAATGATTACTATTCAGACGCCACTTTACACAACAAGCTGGACAATATTTCGGTGCCGTTGCTGTGTCTAAGTGCTGCCGATGATCCCTTTCAGCCCTTGGATGCTATCCCAATAAATGCGGCCAACAATTGTACTCATGTGGCCATTGTAATCACTGCAAGAGGTGGACACATTGGCTTCCTAGAGGGATGGTGGCCATCAACCAAAGATCAATATATGGGACGACTTTTTACAGAATACTTCACAAAAGCTCTATTCGATACGGACGGAGAATTTCAGCATACGGCCAATGAAATGCACGAACGTTTCCTCACCAAGCAGACTCTCGCTTTGGCCTCGACGACTCCGCTAGCATCTGAAAATGAAGCTAATAAGGTCAAACTAATGTAG
- the LOC6652421 gene encoding 5'-AMP-activated protein kinase subunit beta-1, translating to MGNAGSSTVQMQNRQKSNSHDISTPSSPAHFRGGGGGGGVSGGSAATGGPAVGGMGAVTGQAFSFDKKHTAVLNEGSSQEDEDHPYYTGVGGSGVASKQRSADSSSEATAGLRSSNSGDDNDSTTMENNDDETQQQSVASLIAGDEDTEPIKTALPTVLRWDGGGKNVTISGTFSNWRPITMVRSHGNFVTIVDLPEGDHQYKFCVDGDWKHDPKLKTVDNEEGEKNNLVSVRASDFEVFQALAKDSENVTNFAEKEYSQEVPQVKPWEKVSGPPVLPPHLLQVILNKDTPLSCEPTLLPEPNHVMLNHLYALSIKDGVMVLSATHRYRKKYVTTLLYKPI from the exons ATGGGGAACGCAGGCAGTTCCACCGTCCAAATGCAAAACCGCCAGAAATCCAACAGTCACGACATCTCCACACCAAGTTCTCCCGCACATTTtcgcggtggtggtggtgggggtGGTGTGAGTGGGGGGAGTGCTGCAACGGGTGGACCAGCTGTGGGTGGCATGGGTGCTGTAACTGGCCAAGCTTTCTCATTCGATAAAAAGCATACGGCAGTTTTAAACGAGGGCTCGTCTCAAGAAGACGAAGACCACCCTTATTATACGGGAGTGGGTGGAAGTGGAGTGGCCAGTAAACAGCGCTCAGCTGATAGCAGCAGCGAAGCAACAGCTGGGCTACGCAGTAGCAATAGTGGAGACGACAACGACAGCACAACGATGGAGAATAACGACGATGAAACACAGCAGCAATCCGTTGCTTCCCTGATAGCTGGTGATGAGGATACAGAACCAATTAAAACAGCGTTACCAACAGTTCTACGATGGGATGGCGGCGGTAAAAATGTCACCATTTCGGGCACCTTCTCCAACTGGAGGCCAATCACAATGGTCCGCAGTCATGGAAATTTTGTGACTATTGTCGATCTTCCAGAAGGTGACCATCAATATAAGTTTTGTGTTGATGGCGATTGGAAACACGATCCCAAATTG AAAACCGTCGACAACGAGGAGGGTGAGAAAAATAATTTGGTCTCCGTGAGAGCATCAGATTTCGAAGTTTTCCAAGCTTTAGCCAAAGATAGCGAGAATGTGACTAATTTCGCAGAGAAGGAGTATTCCCAGGAAGTGCCTCAGGTTAAGCCCTGGGAAAAGGTATCTGGACCGCCGGTATTACCGCCTCATTTGCTTCAGGTCATATTAAACAAGGACACACCACTTTCG TGTGAGCCTACTCTTTTGCCAGAGCCAAATCATGTCATGTTGAACCATTTGTATGCCTTGTCCATCAAGGATGGAGTCATGGTTTTAAGTGCCACGCATCGTTACCGCAAGAAATATGTAACCACATTGCTCTACAAGCCAATATAA